A window of the Lates calcarifer isolate ASB-BC8 linkage group LG18, TLL_Latcal_v3, whole genome shotgun sequence genome harbors these coding sequences:
- the LOC108897473 gene encoding uncharacterized protein LOC108897473 isoform X1 produces the protein MSTQGGAYPAFQHKSNVDVLTSHQDNNGIPLPRVCPANGRQLNMVATQDPEVLRVGYGSAQRQQDNAQSGQHLRGLHHQQSSQATTASSGFHVSAQYSSHCETSVNENSVRQSVCNSGQQRECSNHNFLKGSNLNNNSRLHSNSAFSAGTRFVALKGDTFENTAQMFPLEEASSSVPEDKQQTSSPLLHSLLKGNYPDFKYFMTNQLPSSEETDANTDFNTSTHFSDDMHSKSQQMKSSLDALNCGQTRTQLLDHSRGIHSTPHQQQVTSPCLSGQLSTDKASLFGKRKPLTDDQIQDRLVKKFMSFIKILPQEREKYGHTHSSKGWSFCTNNKDSTLQSDCSMPRSNSVAHLPITPASDKGERQGCVERQSVSCPAAVGQEPQEDNPKENKANAELTPKSNTEYPQIMAKVAAICTKNEDESPVVLNALSGMTLDELTEKHPSLRPNCSSSQQEYKSWAVKQVTEKEEGYTGLKPVEAVGLDNVRGVTTVSEDLQTKSSSVVTGNKTFALTSLSEKKKKNMDEYCHITCQEVIEHSKLNSSNDKIQIHNVISVPTNQCEQLQNQSREGVMEDAGSVHSQIELSLALSENKVQQPSVLPEREDKEEHSHTILKVPQYEDISDDEDKSQFLTNLPNTEHEELRFPPCIEEFQYEDISNDENPQIETSLIQVSEPNNKQPPSENEDCEHVQDQAQNISDERLAPKKKVLPKTGTLDISQDCSCPCFGETDGFERLFPEYHSERHLEWQTNLSDSPSSVFKDGDETDDQMDDDWIVIPVNMTDLTYETEDEDQDVRENVVLDDGETGDKERQGDTNPTHSEFHCPAPNPVPASSSSHIEVFDTVQSFLQAKAGRSFEVVSAKNTPEHDKDCEPHTPQNRRESYSDSEDSCETEDSCDYSSASEHNYLTVSRQLLKERSVSQMHDSVSEKDCEHDEATNVQEGQTQSLDKLSHMQKLRQLIEAKVDSKRAQPKANKQNTSKKENEDIIIIHDSDTEDESDLKCEKKSKRKAFSSHSVNCRDASWDQQRGHPPETVDSQCGTLKQKFKKNRWPSEGSPAPQCQSKLHQTQVKEVIQDSCSDLTVSIKKSGQLIKTKSGSEHFQQKKSRQTTSKRRFVCPDSDKVVKERTRSSVSKDSGSALFAIQNKTSTETVNSLCGTAEGEPQKTFALLLEDSPERRPRSVYKEAESNLGPNPVIHRLFVKKSSQPSNYLKFLKESEVHSQGKNEALAPKTPKATSKKANSCDKKTLHLHRDEQGRFVSKPEPANDRLSARKNKVQASVTRPKPVARQLSLPSQEGSSISTSSLTSTSGQLSEARQSSTSSRGLPQSGNTTAFSGLSKTMQCTPVPRQRLSSSKLKRSHSYSSPSTSDHPHTPTKVPSPRTTMQPSATKRVTNDWQKSYFPTRWDRKIGMGMGIEEALRTTNYESKEGSNARVQART, from the exons ATGTCCACACAAGGAGGAGCCTACCCTGCATTCCAACACAAGAGTAATGTTGATGTTCTTACATCACATCAGGACAACAATGGTATACCTCTACCAAGGGTTTGCCCTGCAAATGGAAGACAACTCAACATGGTAGCCACTCAGGATCCTGAGGTGCTTAGAGTTGGCTATGGTTCAGCTCAGAGGCAGCAAGACAATGCACAATCAGGACAACATTTACGGGGACTTCACCACCAACAGAGCTCACAGGCAACCACAGCAAGTTCTGGATTCCATGTCTCCGCACAATATAGCAGTCATTGTGAGACATCTGTTAATGAAAACTCTGTGAGACAGTCTGTTTGTAATAGTGGACAACAAAGGGAATGTTCAAATCATAATTTCCTAAAAGGCTCAAACTTGAACAACAACAGTAGACTGCATTCAAATAGTGCATTTTCTGCTGGTACCAGATTTGTAGCACTTAAGGGAGACACCtttgaaaacacagcacagatgtTCCCTTTAGAGGAAGCATCTTCCTCTGTGcctgaggacaaacagcagacatCAAGCCCACTGCTACATTCCCTACTGAAAGGAAATTATCcagatttcaaatattttatgacCAACCAACTTCCTTCATCAGAGGAAACTGATGCCAACACTGATTTCAATACTAGTACTCATTtttcagatgacatgcacaGCAAGAGTCAGCAAATGAAAAGTTCACTAGATGCTCTAAACTGTGGACAGACCAGAACACAACTTCTAGATCATTCAAGAGGAATTCATTCCACCCCCCACCAGCAGCAGGTCACTTCTCCCTGTCTCAGCGGTCAGCTGTCCACTGACAAAGCTTCGCtgtttggaaaaagaaaaccactTACAGATGACCAAATACAGGACCGTCTTGTCAAAAAGTTTATGTCTTTTATAAAAATTTTACCTCAGGAAAGAGAAAagtatggacacacacactccagtaAGGGGTGGAGTTTTTGCACTAATAACAAGGATTCCACTCTCCAGTCTGACTGCAGCATGCCAAGGTCCAACAGTGTTGCCCATCTCCCCATAACCCCTGCCTCtgacaaaggagagagacaaggaTGCGTTGAAAGACAAAGTGTCAGCTGCCCTGCTGCAGTTGGACAAGAACCTCAAGAGGATAATCCCAAGGAGAACAAAGCAAATGCTGAGTTAACTCCCAAGTCTAACACAG AATATCCACAAATTATGGCGAAAGTTGCTGCCATTTGCACAAAGAATGAAGATGAAAGTCCAGTGGTTCTCAACGCACTGTCAGGAATGACTTTGGATGAGCTGACTGAGAAGCACCCCAGTTTAAGGCCCAACTGCAGCTCTTCACAACAAGAATACAAATCCTGGGCTGTCAAACAAgtaacagagaaagaggaaggataTACAGGCCTAAAACCAGTGGAGGCAGTAGGGCTGGACAATGTGCGAGGTGTGACTACTGTCTCAGAGGATCTTCAAACCAAGTCAAGTTCTGTGGTAACCGGAAACAAAACATTTGCGCTCACATcactcagtgaaaaaaaaaagaaaaacatggatgaATATTGTCATATTACCTGTCAGGAAGTAATTGAACATTCCAAGCTAAATTCATCAAATGATAAAATTCAAATTCATAATGTAATATCAGTTCCTACAAACCAATGTGAACAGTTGCAGAACCAAAGTCGTGAAGGTGTGATGGAGGATGCAGGTTCTGTGCATTCACAAATAGAGTTAAGCCTAGCACTTTCTGAAAACAAAGTCCAACAACCATCTGTACTACCAGAAAGAGAGGATAAGGAagaacactcacacacaattttGAAAGTTCCCCAATATGAAGACATTTCAGATGATGAAGACAAGTCACAGTTCTTGACAAACCTCCCAAACACAGAACATGAGGAATTACGCTTCCCACCATGTATTGAGGAGTTTCAGTATGAAGATATAAGTAATGATGAAAATCCACAGATTGAGACTTCGCTTATACAGGTATCTGAACCCAACAATAAGCAGCCACCATCTGAAAATGAAGACTGTGAACATGTACAGGATCAGGctcaaaacatttcagatgAGAGACTTGCTCCAAAAAAGAAGGTTTTGCCAAAGACAGGAACACTGGATATATCACAAGATTGCTCTTGTCCatgttttggtgaaactgaTGGTTTTGAACGTCTGTTTCCTGAATATCACAGTGAGAGACATCTGGAATGGCAAACAAACCTCTCAGATAgtccttcctctgtttttaaagatggaGATGAGACTGATGATCAGATGGATGATGACTGGATAGTCATACCTGTGAACATGACAGACCTTACATATGAAACAGAAGATGAAGACCAAGACGTCCGAGAGAACGTTGTGCTAGATGATGGAGAAActggagacaaagaaagacagggTGACACAAATCCAACACACTCTGAGTTCCATTGTCCAGCTCCAAACCCAGTACCAGCTTCTTCGTCTTCCCACATAGAGGTGTTCGACACAGTTCAGAGTTTTCTACAAGCAAAAGCTGGGAGAAGTTTTGAGGTGGTATCAGCCAAGAACACTCCTGAACATGACAAGGACTGTGAACCACATACACCTCAGAACAGGAGAGAATCGTACTCTGATTCTGAAGATAGCTGTGAAACTGAAGACAGTTGTGATTACTCATCTGCATCAGAACACAACTATTTGACAGTGTCCAGGCAGTTGTTAAAAGAGAGGTCAGTGTCTCAGATGCATGATTCTGTGTCTGAAAAAGACTGTGAACATGATGAGGCTACAAATGTGCAAGAAGGTCAAACACAGAGCTTGGACAAGTTGAGTCATATGCAGAAACTTAGACAGCTGATTGAAGCAAAGGTTGACTCAAAGCGTGCCCAACCCAAGGCCAACAAGCAAAATacttcaaaaaaagaaaatgaagatataataataatacatgatTCTGACACGGAGGATGAAAGTGACCTAAAGTGCGAAAAGAAGTCAAAAAGGAAGGCATTCTCCTCACACTCCGTGAACTGTAGAGATGCCTCATGGGATCAACAAAGAGGACATCCACCTGAAACTGTGGACAGTCAGTGTGGAACTTTgaaacaaaagtttaaaaaaaacagatggcCATCTGAAGGCTCTCCAGCTCCACAGTGTCAATCTAAACTTCATCAGACACAGGTTAAAGAAGTGATACAGGATTCATGCTCTGACTTGACTGTCAGTATTAAAAAGAGTGGACAGTTGATTAAAACTAAAAGTGGCTctgaacattttcaacaaaagaaaagcagacaaACAACCTCAAAAAGAAGATTTGTTTGCCCGGATTCTGATAAGGTGGTTAAAGAGAGAACACGCTCATCAGTTTCAAAAGACAGTGGCAGTGCCTTATTTGctatacaaaacaaaacttcaacTGAAACTGTGAACAGTCTTTGTGGTACTGCTGAAGGAGAGCCTCAAAAAACGTTTGCACTTTTACTTGAAGACTCACCAGAGAGGCGGCCTCGGTCTGTGTACAAGGAAGCAGAGTCCAATTTAGGTCCTAATCCTGTGATTCATCGCCTTTTTGTTAAGAAGTCGTCTCAACCCAGCAATTACTTGAAATTTTTAAAAGAATCTGAAGTCCACAGTCAAGGCAAAAACGAAGCTCTGGCTCCAAAGACCCCTAAAGCAACCAGCAAGAAGGCAAACTCCTGTGAcaagaaaacactgcatttgCACAGAGATGAACAAGGAAGATTTGTGTCCAAACCAGAACCTGCAAATGATAGACTGTCTGCAAGAAAAAATAAGGTTCAAGCCAGCGTAACAAGACCCAAACCGGTTGCTAGACAACTTTCATTACCTAGTCAGGAGGGCTCATCCATCTCCACCAGTAGCTTGACTTCCACAAGTGGACAACTTTCTGAAGCTAGACAAAGCTCAACCTCCTCAAGAGGTTTGCCACAGTCTGGTAATACCACTGCCTTCTCTGGTCTTTCTAAAACTATGCAGTGCACACCTGTTCCAAGACAACGTTTGTCTTCATCCAAACTAAAGCGTTCTCACTCTTATAGCAGCCCCTCAACATCAGATCACCCCCACACTCCTACAAAAGTCCCATCACCCCGTACAACCATGCAACCATCAGCAACAAAAAGAGTGACCAACGATTGGCAGAAGAGCTATTTTCCAACTAGGTGGGACAGAAAAATAGGAATGGGCATGGGAATTGAAGAGGCTTTGAGAACCACAAATTATGAGTCCAAAGAGGGAAGCAATGCCAGAGTACAGGCCAGGACCTAG
- the LOC108897473 gene encoding uncharacterized protein LOC108897473 isoform X2, whose product MPTNGDDKLVHSDNCEDKIFVISNNESFHSKWCDKYLQNGMTTLHYSLTALKELIASLEKVENIAQMDNFSKVILQQYWNADIDNVHLFASTEYPQIMAKVAAICTKNEDESPVVLNALSGMTLDELTEKHPSLRPNCSSSQQEYKSWAVKQVTEKEEGYTGLKPVEAVGLDNVRGVTTVSEDLQTKSSSVVTGNKTFALTSLSEKKKKNMDEYCHITCQEVIEHSKLNSSNDKIQIHNVISVPTNQCEQLQNQSREGVMEDAGSVHSQIELSLALSENKVQQPSVLPEREDKEEHSHTILKVPQYEDISDDEDKSQFLTNLPNTEHEELRFPPCIEEFQYEDISNDENPQIETSLIQVSEPNNKQPPSENEDCEHVQDQAQNISDERLAPKKKVLPKTGTLDISQDCSCPCFGETDGFERLFPEYHSERHLEWQTNLSDSPSSVFKDGDETDDQMDDDWIVIPVNMTDLTYETEDEDQDVRENVVLDDGETGDKERQGDTNPTHSEFHCPAPNPVPASSSSHIEVFDTVQSFLQAKAGRSFEVVSAKNTPEHDKDCEPHTPQNRRESYSDSEDSCETEDSCDYSSASEHNYLTVSRQLLKERSVSQMHDSVSEKDCEHDEATNVQEGQTQSLDKLSHMQKLRQLIEAKVDSKRAQPKANKQNTSKKENEDIIIIHDSDTEDESDLKCEKKSKRKAFSSHSVNCRDASWDQQRGHPPETVDSQCGTLKQKFKKNRWPSEGSPAPQCQSKLHQTQVKEVIQDSCSDLTVSIKKSGQLIKTKSGSEHFQQKKSRQTTSKRRFVCPDSDKVVKERTRSSVSKDSGSALFAIQNKTSTETVNSLCGTAEGEPQKTFALLLEDSPERRPRSVYKEAESNLGPNPVIHRLFVKKSSQPSNYLKFLKESEVHSQGKNEALAPKTPKATSKKANSCDKKTLHLHRDEQGRFVSKPEPANDRLSARKNKVQASVTRPKPVARQLSLPSQEGSSISTSSLTSTSGQLSEARQSSTSSRGLPQSGNTTAFSGLSKTMQCTPVPRQRLSSSKLKRSHSYSSPSTSDHPHTPTKVPSPRTTMQPSATKRVTNDWQKSYFPTRWDRKIGMGMGIEEALRTTNYESKEGSNARVQART is encoded by the coding sequence ATGCCTACAAATGGTGATGACAAACTTGTTCATTCAGATAACTGTGAAGATAAAATATTTGTCATTAGCAATAATGAAAGTTTTCATAGTAAATGGTGTGATAAGTACTTACAGAACGGCATGACAACTCTTCATTATTCATTAACTGCACTGAAGGAGCTGATTGCTAGTCTGGAAAAAGTAGAGAACATTGCACAGATGGACAATTTTTCTAAAGTCATACTGCAACAGTATTGGAATGCGGATATAGATAACGTTCATCTCTTTGCATCCACAGAATATCCACAAATTATGGCGAAAGTTGCTGCCATTTGCACAAAGAATGAAGATGAAAGTCCAGTGGTTCTCAACGCACTGTCAGGAATGACTTTGGATGAGCTGACTGAGAAGCACCCCAGTTTAAGGCCCAACTGCAGCTCTTCACAACAAGAATACAAATCCTGGGCTGTCAAACAAgtaacagagaaagaggaaggataTACAGGCCTAAAACCAGTGGAGGCAGTAGGGCTGGACAATGTGCGAGGTGTGACTACTGTCTCAGAGGATCTTCAAACCAAGTCAAGTTCTGTGGTAACCGGAAACAAAACATTTGCGCTCACATcactcagtgaaaaaaaaaagaaaaacatggatgaATATTGTCATATTACCTGTCAGGAAGTAATTGAACATTCCAAGCTAAATTCATCAAATGATAAAATTCAAATTCATAATGTAATATCAGTTCCTACAAACCAATGTGAACAGTTGCAGAACCAAAGTCGTGAAGGTGTGATGGAGGATGCAGGTTCTGTGCATTCACAAATAGAGTTAAGCCTAGCACTTTCTGAAAACAAAGTCCAACAACCATCTGTACTACCAGAAAGAGAGGATAAGGAagaacactcacacacaattttGAAAGTTCCCCAATATGAAGACATTTCAGATGATGAAGACAAGTCACAGTTCTTGACAAACCTCCCAAACACAGAACATGAGGAATTACGCTTCCCACCATGTATTGAGGAGTTTCAGTATGAAGATATAAGTAATGATGAAAATCCACAGATTGAGACTTCGCTTATACAGGTATCTGAACCCAACAATAAGCAGCCACCATCTGAAAATGAAGACTGTGAACATGTACAGGATCAGGctcaaaacatttcagatgAGAGACTTGCTCCAAAAAAGAAGGTTTTGCCAAAGACAGGAACACTGGATATATCACAAGATTGCTCTTGTCCatgttttggtgaaactgaTGGTTTTGAACGTCTGTTTCCTGAATATCACAGTGAGAGACATCTGGAATGGCAAACAAACCTCTCAGATAgtccttcctctgtttttaaagatggaGATGAGACTGATGATCAGATGGATGATGACTGGATAGTCATACCTGTGAACATGACAGACCTTACATATGAAACAGAAGATGAAGACCAAGACGTCCGAGAGAACGTTGTGCTAGATGATGGAGAAActggagacaaagaaagacagggTGACACAAATCCAACACACTCTGAGTTCCATTGTCCAGCTCCAAACCCAGTACCAGCTTCTTCGTCTTCCCACATAGAGGTGTTCGACACAGTTCAGAGTTTTCTACAAGCAAAAGCTGGGAGAAGTTTTGAGGTGGTATCAGCCAAGAACACTCCTGAACATGACAAGGACTGTGAACCACATACACCTCAGAACAGGAGAGAATCGTACTCTGATTCTGAAGATAGCTGTGAAACTGAAGACAGTTGTGATTACTCATCTGCATCAGAACACAACTATTTGACAGTGTCCAGGCAGTTGTTAAAAGAGAGGTCAGTGTCTCAGATGCATGATTCTGTGTCTGAAAAAGACTGTGAACATGATGAGGCTACAAATGTGCAAGAAGGTCAAACACAGAGCTTGGACAAGTTGAGTCATATGCAGAAACTTAGACAGCTGATTGAAGCAAAGGTTGACTCAAAGCGTGCCCAACCCAAGGCCAACAAGCAAAATacttcaaaaaaagaaaatgaagatataataataatacatgatTCTGACACGGAGGATGAAAGTGACCTAAAGTGCGAAAAGAAGTCAAAAAGGAAGGCATTCTCCTCACACTCCGTGAACTGTAGAGATGCCTCATGGGATCAACAAAGAGGACATCCACCTGAAACTGTGGACAGTCAGTGTGGAACTTTgaaacaaaagtttaaaaaaaacagatggcCATCTGAAGGCTCTCCAGCTCCACAGTGTCAATCTAAACTTCATCAGACACAGGTTAAAGAAGTGATACAGGATTCATGCTCTGACTTGACTGTCAGTATTAAAAAGAGTGGACAGTTGATTAAAACTAAAAGTGGCTctgaacattttcaacaaaagaaaagcagacaaACAACCTCAAAAAGAAGATTTGTTTGCCCGGATTCTGATAAGGTGGTTAAAGAGAGAACACGCTCATCAGTTTCAAAAGACAGTGGCAGTGCCTTATTTGctatacaaaacaaaacttcaacTGAAACTGTGAACAGTCTTTGTGGTACTGCTGAAGGAGAGCCTCAAAAAACGTTTGCACTTTTACTTGAAGACTCACCAGAGAGGCGGCCTCGGTCTGTGTACAAGGAAGCAGAGTCCAATTTAGGTCCTAATCCTGTGATTCATCGCCTTTTTGTTAAGAAGTCGTCTCAACCCAGCAATTACTTGAAATTTTTAAAAGAATCTGAAGTCCACAGTCAAGGCAAAAACGAAGCTCTGGCTCCAAAGACCCCTAAAGCAACCAGCAAGAAGGCAAACTCCTGTGAcaagaaaacactgcatttgCACAGAGATGAACAAGGAAGATTTGTGTCCAAACCAGAACCTGCAAATGATAGACTGTCTGCAAGAAAAAATAAGGTTCAAGCCAGCGTAACAAGACCCAAACCGGTTGCTAGACAACTTTCATTACCTAGTCAGGAGGGCTCATCCATCTCCACCAGTAGCTTGACTTCCACAAGTGGACAACTTTCTGAAGCTAGACAAAGCTCAACCTCCTCAAGAGGTTTGCCACAGTCTGGTAATACCACTGCCTTCTCTGGTCTTTCTAAAACTATGCAGTGCACACCTGTTCCAAGACAACGTTTGTCTTCATCCAAACTAAAGCGTTCTCACTCTTATAGCAGCCCCTCAACATCAGATCACCCCCACACTCCTACAAAAGTCCCATCACCCCGTACAACCATGCAACCATCAGCAACAAAAAGAGTGACCAACGATTGGCAGAAGAGCTATTTTCCAACTAGGTGGGACAGAAAAATAGGAATGGGCATGGGAATTGAAGAGGCTTTGAGAACCACAAATTATGAGTCCAAAGAGGGAAGCAATGCCAGAGTACAGGCCAGGACCTAG